One Keratinibaculum paraultunense genomic window carries:
- a CDS encoding NAD(P)H-dependent oxidoreductase: MSSMNKRLIKLANEKNSIKVAIVGAGKMGKGLVNQMTRIKGMVPALVINRNVKKALYALLSAGIREDDIIVSNSLKDINFALERGKYAVSEYMDLAAKAYGIQAVVDATGVPEVGAKLSLDAIENKKHIIMLNVEADSVVGPILYKQAQEAGVIYTGTAGDEPGAVMELYDFAVGLGFEVLVIGKGKNNPIDLDANPDTVYEEALRKDLKPHMLAAFIDGTNTMIEMTCMANATGFVPDVSGGHGVESNIDNLTNIFKLKEEGGILNKYKIVDYVRGIAPGVFLIFTTNLEEIHKQLEYLNMGPGPNYVLYRPYHLTSLETPNTIYEACVNNRATIAPTEGVIADTVTVAKRDLKAGERLDRIGGYTVYGSIEEHEIAKKENLVPIGLIDENTKVLKDIKKGEFITYDMIELDTSKSIYKLRKLQEEQIG; the protein is encoded by the coding sequence ATGTCGAGTATGAACAAAAGACTAATTAAATTAGCCAATGAAAAAAATTCAATTAAAGTAGCTATAGTTGGGGCAGGAAAGATGGGCAAAGGACTTGTAAATCAAATGACAAGGATAAAAGGCATGGTGCCTGCTCTTGTTATAAATCGAAATGTAAAAAAAGCATTATATGCTCTTTTATCTGCAGGGATTAGAGAAGATGATATAATTGTATCTAATTCTTTAAAAGATATAAATTTTGCATTAGAAAGAGGTAAATATGCAGTAAGTGAATACATGGATTTAGCAGCTAAAGCCTATGGAATTCAAGCAGTAGTAGATGCCACAGGAGTGCCAGAAGTAGGAGCAAAATTATCCTTAGATGCTATTGAAAATAAAAAGCATATAATAATGTTAAATGTAGAGGCGGATTCAGTAGTAGGCCCTATACTGTATAAACAGGCTCAAGAGGCAGGTGTGATATATACGGGAACTGCTGGGGATGAGCCAGGGGCAGTGATGGAATTGTATGATTTTGCAGTAGGGTTAGGATTTGAAGTATTGGTAATTGGCAAGGGTAAGAATAATCCAATAGATTTAGATGCAAATCCAGATACTGTATATGAAGAAGCCCTAAGGAAGGATTTAAAACCTCATATGTTAGCAGCTTTTATAGATGGGACAAACACCATGATAGAGATGACCTGTATGGCTAATGCTACAGGATTTGTTCCTGATGTTAGCGGAGGACATGGTGTTGAAAGTAATATAGATAATTTAACTAATATTTTTAAATTAAAAGAAGAAGGTGGTATATTAAATAAATATAAAATAGTGGATTATGTAAGAGGAATTGCACCAGGAGTATTTTTAATATTCACAACAAATTTAGAGGAAATCCATAAACAATTAGAATATTTAAACATGGGTCCTGGACCCAACTATGTGCTATATAGACCTTATCATCTTACTAGTTTAGAAACTCCTAATACTATATATGAAGCTTGTGTAAATAATAGAGCTACTATAGCACCAACAGAAGGAGTTATAGCCGATACGGTAACAGTTGCTAAAAGAGATTTAAAGGCAGGTGAAAGATTGGATAGAATTGGAGGATATACTGTATACGGAAGTATAGAGGAACACGAAATAGCAAAAAAAGAAAATTTGGTTCCCATAGGACTTATAGATGAAAACACCAAGGTATTGAAGGATATTAAAAAAGGCGAATTTATCACCTACGATATGATAGAGCTAGATACTAGTAAAAGCATATATAAATTGAGAAAGTTACAGGAGGAACAAATAGGATAA
- a CDS encoding NAD(P)/FAD-dependent oxidoreductase translates to MPKVLVVGGGAAGMMAAISAKVNGAEVVVLERNSRVGKKILATGNGRCNYTNINLSIDNYHGKNPKFAYSCLSKFGVAETIDFFERLGIAPTVEEDGRVFPLSFQSSSVLDVLRFELEDLDIQVLTNSFVKDINKKGNKFELLLEDEKRIYGDKVILATGGKAAPHTGSDGSGYDLAKSMGHSIVEIFPGLVQLKLEGDIFKQVDGVKFVGTAGLYEGNQLIKEDRGDILFTNYGISGPPILQLSRTALEYLNKNKDIRLKVSIIDTKTKDELFNYLLYRFGFMPRKTIEKGLIGLINKRLILPILKAINIDKDKKIAYLTNDEVMKLAEILTNWRFKISGSKSFKDAQVTAGGVNTDEIDSSTMESKLVDGLFFAGEIVDIDGDCGGFNLQWAWSSGYVAGTNSTLG, encoded by the coding sequence ATGCCTAAAGTTTTAGTTGTAGGCGGTGGAGCAGCTGGTATGATGGCTGCTATTTCAGCAAAAGTTAATGGAGCAGAGGTTGTAGTACTTGAAAGGAATAGTAGAGTAGGTAAGAAAATATTAGCTACAGGCAATGGAAGATGTAATTATACCAATATAAATTTATCTATAGATAATTATCATGGTAAGAATCCTAAATTTGCCTATAGTTGTCTATCTAAATTTGGGGTAGCTGAAACAATTGATTTTTTTGAAAGATTAGGAATTGCTCCTACAGTAGAAGAAGATGGAAGAGTATTTCCATTATCTTTTCAAAGCTCTAGTGTGTTAGATGTGTTAAGATTTGAATTGGAAGATTTAGATATACAGGTCTTAACCAACTCTTTTGTTAAAGATATAAATAAAAAAGGAAATAAATTTGAATTATTATTGGAAGATGAAAAAAGGATATATGGAGATAAGGTAATATTAGCTACTGGAGGAAAGGCAGCACCTCATACTGGTTCTGATGGTAGTGGCTATGATTTAGCTAAAAGCATGGGGCATAGTATAGTAGAGATTTTTCCTGGATTGGTTCAACTTAAACTTGAAGGAGATATATTTAAGCAAGTTGATGGTGTTAAATTTGTAGGCACTGCAGGTCTTTATGAAGGAAATCAATTGATAAAAGAGGATAGAGGGGATATACTATTCACTAATTACGGGATATCAGGACCTCCTATTCTTCAATTAAGTAGGACTGCATTAGAATATTTAAATAAAAACAAAGATATAAGATTAAAGGTATCCATAATAGATACTAAGACAAAAGACGAATTGTTTAATTATTTATTATATAGATTTGGATTTATGCCAAGAAAAACCATAGAGAAGGGATTAATAGGGCTTATAAATAAAAGATTGATTCTTCCCATATTAAAAGCAATAAATATTGATAAGGATAAAAAGATTGCTTATTTAACTAATGATGAAGTAATGAAACTTGCAGAAATTCTCACTAATTGGAGATTTAAAATATCAGGGAGTAAATCCTTCAAAGATGCCCAGGTGACAGCAGGTGGAGTAAATACTGATGAAATAGATAGTTCTACCATGGAATCTAAATTAGTAGATGGACTATTTTTTGCAGGAGAAATAGTAGACATAGATGGTGATTGTGGTGGATTTAATCTTCAATGGGCATGGTCATCAGGATATGTAGCTGGTACAAATTCTACTTTAGGATAA
- a CDS encoding uracil-xanthine permease family protein, protein MTENVIKINETHGVKEKFLDNSKKTILALQHLIAMFGATVLVPILTGFDPSVALFSAGLGTLIFHLCTKGKVPVFLGSSFAFIPVILTVKETYNGDLAYAQGGIMVAGLVYVVLSFLIKRIGVEKIKKYLPPQVIGPMIIVIGMNLIPVAFQNTSENFLIAGITLGTALLVNFRGKGIFKQLSILIGVTVGYIISLKMGYIDMNLMKEAPTLAIPAFSLPKFDIGAITIIVPVVLAVFMEHLGDITTNGQVVGKNFIEDPGLNRTLLGDGLATMAAALIGGPANTTYGENTGVLAITKNYDPSILRLAAVFAMILGFVSKIGVFLNTIPTPVMGGISLMLFSMISLIGVKTIKTSNVKFNIKNILIMGSILVLGLGSGIIESKFGITVGIPINETVKITGLSFAAIVGIILNIILNSKGKN, encoded by the coding sequence ATGACAGAAAATGTTATTAAAATTAATGAGACTCATGGGGTTAAAGAAAAGTTTTTGGATAATTCCAAAAAGACAATATTAGCTCTTCAACATTTAATAGCTATGTTTGGTGCCACTGTACTAGTGCCAATATTAACAGGATTTGATCCATCAGTAGCTTTGTTTTCGGCGGGGCTTGGAACTTTGATTTTTCATCTATGTACTAAAGGAAAAGTTCCAGTATTTTTAGGTTCATCTTTTGCATTTATACCAGTTATATTGACAGTAAAAGAAACTTATAATGGAGATTTAGCCTATGCACAAGGTGGAATAATGGTAGCAGGCTTAGTATATGTAGTATTATCTTTCCTAATCAAGAGGATAGGAGTAGAAAAGATTAAAAAATATCTTCCTCCTCAGGTAATAGGGCCTATGATAATAGTTATTGGAATGAACTTAATTCCTGTAGCATTTCAAAATACAAGTGAAAATTTTTTAATAGCAGGTATAACTTTAGGCACAGCTTTATTAGTAAATTTCAGAGGGAAGGGTATATTTAAGCAATTATCCATACTCATAGGTGTAACTGTTGGATATATAATATCTTTAAAAATGGGATATATAGATATGAATTTGATGAAAGAAGCACCAACATTAGCAATACCAGCTTTTAGTTTGCCTAAATTTGATATAGGTGCTATAACCATAATTGTTCCTGTGGTATTAGCAGTTTTTATGGAGCATTTAGGAGATATAACTACAAATGGACAAGTCGTAGGGAAGAACTTTATAGAAGATCCAGGTTTAAATAGAACATTACTAGGAGATGGATTGGCTACAATGGCTGCAGCTCTAATTGGAGGACCAGCTAATACAACTTATGGTGAAAATACAGGAGTATTGGCTATAACCAAGAACTATGATCCATCTATATTGAGATTAGCTGCAGTATTTGCAATGATATTAGGATTTGTATCAAAAATTGGAGTGTTTTTAAATACTATACCAACTCCAGTTATGGGTGGAATAAGTTTGATGCTGTTTAGTATGATATCTTTAATAGGAGTTAAAACCATTAAGACTAGCAATGTAAAATTTAATATTAAAAATATATTAATTATGGGAAGTATATTAGTCTTGGGACTTGGAAGTGGAATAATAGAAAGTAAATTTGGAATAACGGTAGGGATACCAATAAATGAAACAGTAAAAATTACTGGTTTAAGTTTTGCAGCTATAGTGGGAATAATTTTAAATATTATTTTAAATAGTAAAGGGAAAAATTAA